A genomic region of Gemmatimonadales bacterium contains the following coding sequences:
- a CDS encoding ABC transporter permease, giving the protein MLSLALALLVVVADSMPTLPGVAVERRLAERFALSVGDTVALTAEPGAPVRRFVVAAVYQPRPDPATALRGEYNVRFHLPDLADLLGHPDRIDRMGVAAVPGIAPDSVAARLNQRAFGYRAYASEAIAAESSRTFAVVSRFHRAIGVIAIVASAVFLLCIMLLKVEERRLDAAVMRLIGISRATVIRAFVLEAMLVSAVGSLLGVGLAALAGLLTNLGYQRRFDTSLVFSYLTFDIIALGVGLSLLLGVGAGQIAARRLVQATPLALWRRAA; this is encoded by the coding sequence ATGCTGTCACTGGCTCTCGCGCTGCTCGTGGTCGTCGCCGATTCGATGCCGACGCTTCCTGGCGTTGCCGTCGAGCGTCGTCTGGCCGAACGCTTTGCGCTCTCGGTCGGCGACACCGTTGCCCTGACAGCCGAGCCGGGTGCGCCGGTTCGGCGGTTCGTGGTGGCCGCCGTCTACCAGCCGCGGCCAGATCCTGCTACGGCACTCCGCGGCGAATACAACGTCCGCTTTCACCTGCCCGACCTGGCGGATCTGCTCGGCCACCCGGATCGGATCGACCGGATGGGCGTCGCCGCAGTGCCGGGCATTGCGCCCGACAGTGTGGCTGCCCGGCTCAACCAGCGGGCCTTCGGATACCGGGCCTATGCCTCCGAGGCCATCGCGGCCGAGTCATCGAGAACCTTTGCGGTCGTGAGCCGATTCCATCGTGCCATTGGCGTCATTGCCATCGTGGCGAGCGCGGTCTTCTTGCTGTGCATCATGCTGCTCAAGGTCGAAGAACGGAGGCTCGATGCTGCCGTGATGCGCTTGATCGGCATCAGTCGCGCCACGGTCATCCGCGCCTTCGTGCTCGAGGCCATGCTCGTTTCCGCGGTAGGGTCGCTGCTCGGGGTGGGTCTTGCCGCGCTGGCGGGCCTGCTGACGAACCTGGGTTATCAGCGTCGCTTCGACACCAGCCTCGTGTTCTCCTACCTGACCTTCGACATCATTGCTCTCGGCGTCGGTCTCTCGCTCCTCCTGGGTGTTGGCGCGGGGCAGATCGCGGCGCGTCGGCTGGTGCAGGCCACACCCCTGGCCCTCTGGCGTCGGGCCGCATGA
- a CDS encoding TonB-dependent receptor: MSRLFAGSILLALVAPATLHAQQARDSVRLDEIVVQVSREATSARVRASAADVLDADELERRQVRRLSDALRLIPAAGLVGTGGLGGTTASFMRGVNSNQTLLLIDGIRVNDANADPSSFLGGFEFSLGDRLEVARGPQSTSFGGGAMGGVIAVGGRVPVQASRLGLEAEAGAFSTFRGRAYGSVRTEKLGITGSITATETDNQRPFNQYDQRTEHIRVEYYASPALTVGGSLRGLQQSYTGPGDLRTSNTTPVGYADFDHTLGTFFVDGRSGSVWSTRLTLGGQGYFIRNRSQFNGGPESVSNLKVDRWTADWQHRFSLVPELALIAGAVAEWTDVTDGGNQLDEEQRAGYAEVLVTPTGNLTLSGGLRHDDYTTFGARTTGRIAAGLYIPAAQTKLRATYGTGFLPPQLVARFGGAFYRANPDLRPEKSKGFDVGVDQFLAAGRAMVSLTYFSNELTDLLAYESGGPPDWVGRLINLNQAETSGLEFGGRATVGPIDVRASYTMLTAENMSEGVAEAEKRLIRRPKHAIGFDLAWSPGALTVGAGASGALDREDTDFSTFPSVRVDPGNYLNGRVYAEWRATSGIAVRGRVENLFDKRYEEAFGYPTLGRRATIGISLDRSR, encoded by the coding sequence ATGTCGAGGCTTTTCGCTGGTTCCATCCTGCTGGCGCTGGTAGCGCCGGCCACTCTCCATGCGCAACAAGCGCGCGACTCCGTCCGTCTCGATGAGATCGTGGTTCAGGTGAGCCGAGAGGCCACCTCGGCGCGGGTCAGGGCATCGGCCGCCGATGTGCTCGATGCCGATGAGCTCGAGCGTCGTCAGGTGCGCCGCCTGAGCGATGCCCTCAGGCTGATTCCGGCTGCCGGGCTCGTCGGCACGGGCGGCCTTGGCGGAACGACCGCCTCGTTCATGCGGGGGGTCAACTCCAATCAGACCCTGCTGCTGATCGACGGGATCCGGGTCAACGACGCCAACGCCGATCCGTCGTCCTTCCTGGGCGGTTTCGAGTTTTCGCTCGGCGATCGTCTCGAGGTGGCACGCGGCCCGCAGAGCACCTCCTTCGGCGGGGGCGCCATGGGCGGCGTGATTGCCGTTGGCGGGCGGGTTCCGGTCCAGGCCAGCCGGCTCGGACTCGAAGCCGAGGCGGGTGCGTTCAGCACGTTCCGTGGACGGGCATACGGCTCTGTGCGCACCGAGAAGCTAGGCATCACCGGTTCGATTACCGCGACCGAAACCGACAATCAGCGGCCATTCAACCAGTATGATCAGCGCACCGAGCATATCCGGGTCGAATACTACGCCTCGCCCGCGCTGACGGTGGGCGGGTCGCTGCGTGGCTTGCAGCAGTCCTATACCGGCCCCGGCGACCTGCGGACCAGCAACACAACCCCGGTCGGTTATGCAGATTTCGATCACACCCTGGGCACCTTCTTCGTCGACGGGCGCTCCGGCTCGGTCTGGTCGACCCGATTGACGCTGGGCGGCCAGGGCTACTTCATCCGGAACCGAAGCCAGTTCAACGGTGGCCCCGAATCGGTCTCGAATCTCAAGGTCGATCGGTGGACTGCAGATTGGCAGCACCGTTTTTCCTTGGTGCCCGAGCTGGCGTTGATTGCCGGCGCGGTGGCCGAGTGGACGGATGTCACGGACGGCGGCAACCAGCTCGACGAAGAGCAGCGGGCCGGCTACGCCGAGGTACTGGTTACCCCGACAGGCAACCTGACCCTCTCTGGCGGCTTGCGGCACGACGACTATACCACGTTCGGGGCGCGGACCACCGGACGGATCGCAGCGGGGCTGTACATTCCGGCGGCACAGACCAAGCTGCGCGCGACCTACGGCACCGGCTTCCTGCCTCCCCAGCTGGTGGCGCGTTTCGGCGGGGCGTTCTACCGCGCCAATCCGGATCTCCGACCCGAGAAGTCGAAGGGCTTCGATGTCGGAGTCGACCAGTTCCTGGCGGCCGGGCGGGCCATGGTGAGTCTGACCTACTTCAGCAACGAGCTGACCGACCTGCTGGCCTACGAATCCGGCGGGCCGCCCGACTGGGTGGGCCGCCTGATCAACCTGAATCAGGCAGAGACCTCGGGCCTCGAGTTCGGCGGGCGCGCGACGGTCGGCCCGATCGATGTCCGGGCGAGCTACACCATGCTCACGGCCGAAAACATGTCGGAAGGCGTGGCCGAGGCTGAGAAGCGACTGATCCGGCGACCGAAGCATGCGATCGGCTTCGATCTGGCGTGGTCGCCTGGCGCGCTGACGGTCGGAGCGGGAGCGTCCGGCGCGCTCGACCGTGAGGACACCGACTTCAGCACGTTTCCCTCGGTGCGGGTGGATCCGGGGAACTATCTGAACGGCCGCGTCTATGCGGAGTGGCGGGCAACCTCCGGAATCGCGGTCCGGGGCCGGGTCGAGAACCT